From one Triticum aestivum cultivar Chinese Spring chromosome 4B, IWGSC CS RefSeq v2.1, whole genome shotgun sequence genomic stretch:
- the LOC123093880 gene encoding uncharacterized protein, with protein sequence MGHDSGPKRQSHSHSKLRPVPELPQTPCRPHGQTNRRYSQLKCSDGGGDRSGELRLGVAGHIPNFHCKSLPTRGRLTNAEDIAVAKRGSMYQSSSEITRIRRLQEEGRRKIDSAPSGDEFLSFDILDDSEASSRPSTSGSGSGGQYLLFSHRSRRSEAAKSSVEETRRVNRASAKGFLDLSFRELPDEDFKLGRPRMDCTLLKNDQYAGDAFLEISIEEEESTTRAPCRNAAPHLLDGESGRNAVADRQLNSGVCPGESDHHGERERVPASNIPDKSVSAKSESASHGTSPSECVNRGTESITKAARSSPFKKMLSPIMKSKSVRSSPTLAEKEDPNPTAVSASGKTCASRKSLLSDLSRTERSQASSNCQPNGESRHMTEASLSPAHLRAVLKIDSRNGVPFYDFCVEGPEESISARSWESGSELSRIYTFHSGGKRGSTAGRSSKDERRCLPPTVGQMHASSYLCSEVGKDGVLNNSVNTEFVLYDIAHARRSFAAEEKTHQCTEPSQPKSCGVADKSVSGEYPQKINLVDHQHDARNNPEVSTSRPWSEEDLYPHLEIAATVIQIPFNKDKKCSSAGTIKMVTPSGLHGLSDDNESSPSSLLDRWRYGGGCDCGGWDMACPLVVLENAYDDNWVDSVMKESKHPMELLVQGSKEELPALSMKADGKGQLLVDFHAQLSALQAFSACISLLHCSEASTAVVIEKGKHKLYSSSLKMLLEGEVMQLIEAVTAEEKKKLKTTKREKAPPSVAFDPRHPPFSPLGRV encoded by the exons ATGGGGCACGACTCCGGCCCCAAGCGCCAGTCCCATTCCCATTCCAAACTCAGGCCAGTCCCTGAACTCCCGCAAACACCATGCCGTCCTCACGGACAAACCAACAGGAGGTACAGCCAGCTCAAATgctccgacggcggcggcgaccgcTCCGGAGAGCTCCGGCTGGGCGTGGCCGGCCACATCCCCAACTTCCACTGCAAGAGCCTGCCCACCAGAGGCCGGCTCACGAATGCAGAGGATATCGCCGTGGCGAAGCGCGGCTCCATGTACCAGAGCTCCAGCGAGATCACCAGGATAAGGAGGCTCCAGGAGGAGGGCAGGAGGAAGATAGACTCCGCGCCCAGCGGGGACGAGTTCCTCTCCTTTGACATCCTCGACGACAGCGAGGCCTCCTCCCGGCCCAGCACCAGCGGGAGCGGGAGCGGGGGGCAGTACCTCCTCTTCTCCCACCGGAGCCGGCGGTCGGAGGCCGCCAAGTCCTCCGTGGAGGAGACCCGGAGGGTGAATCGGGCGTCTGCCAAGGGCTTTCTGGACTTGTCCTTCCGTGAGCTGCCTGATGAGGATTTCAAGCTTGGCCGGCCGCGGATGGACTGCACCCTGCTCAAGAATGATCAGTACGCTGGTGATGCTTTCTTGGAGATATCCATTGAGGAAGAGGAGTCCACAACAAGAGCCCCCTGCAGAAATGCAGCTCCCCATTTGCTCGATGGAGAGTCCGGTAGAAATGCAGTTGCAGATCGTCAGCTCAACTCCGGTGTATGCCCTGGTGAAAGTGACCACCATGGTGAAAGGGAGAGGGTTCCAGCAAGTAATATTCCTGATAAGTCTGTGTCAGCAAAGAGCGAGAGCGCCTCTCATGGCACCAGTCCATCAGAATGTGTCAATCGCGGCACGGAGAGCATCACCAAGGCAGCTCGATCAAGTCCTTTCAAGAAGATGCTGAGCCCGATCATGAAGTCCAAGTCTGTTAGAAGCAGCCCAACTCTTGCCGAGAAGGAAGACCCCAACCCTACAGCCGTGTCAGCAAGCGGCAAAACCTGTGCATCCCGCAAATCGTTGCTCAGCGATCTCTCGAGGACCGAGCGGAGCCAAGCATCATCCAATTGCCAGCCAAACGGAGAAAGCCGGCATATGACAGAGGCATCTCTGTCGCCTGCTCATCTCCGAGCAGTTCTTAAAATTGATTCCAGAAATGGTGTTCCCTTTTATGACTTCTGTGTCGAGGGCCCGGAAGAATCCATCTCTGCTAGGTCCTGGGAGAGCGGGAGTGAGCTGAGCCGGATTTACACTTTCCATAGCGGCGGCAAGCGAGGAAGCACCGCTGGGAGGTCCTCCAAAGACGAACGCAGATGCTTGCCTCCGACTGTAGGCCAGATGCACGCGTCGTCCTATCTATGCTCTGAAGTCGGAAAAGATGGTGTTCTGAATAACTCTGTCAACACCGAGTTTGTTCTGTACGATATCGCTCACGCAAGGCGAAGTTTTGCTGCCGAGGAGAAGACTCATCAGTGTACAGAGCCCAGTCAGCCGAAGTCCTGCGGCGTCGCTGATAAATCGGTCTCTGGTGAATATCCACAGAAGATTAATCTGGTTGACCACCAGCATGATGCAAGGAATAATCCAGAGGTGTCGACATCTCGCCCATGGTCTGAAGAGGATCTCTATCCTCATCTGGAGATTGCAGCAACCGTCATTCAGATTCCATTTAATAAGGACAAGAAGTGTTCGTCCGCTGGTACTATCAAAATGGTCACACCGAGTGGGCTGCATGGATTATCGGACGACAATGAATCCAGCCCTTCATCCTTGCTAGACAGATGGAGATATGGTGGAGGGTGTGATTGTGGCGGATGGGACATGGCATGTCCACTCGTCGTCCTCGAGAATGCTTACGATGATAACTGGGTCGATTCTGTGATGAAGGAAAGCAAGCACCCCATGGAGCTCCTTGTTCAG GGTAGCAAAGAGGAGCTCCCTGCCCTTTCCATGAAAGCCGACGGGAAAGGGCAGCTGTTGGTGGATTTCCACGCGCAGCTATCAGCGTTACAGGCATTCTCAGCCTGCATCTCTCTGCTGCACTGCTCGGAGGCTTCGACGGCCGTGGTCATCGAGAAGGGCAAGCACAAGCTCTACTCCAGCTCGCTCAAGATGCTCCTTGAGGGGGAGGTGATGCAGCTGATCGAGGCGGTCAcggcagaggagaagaagaaactGAAGACGACGAAGCGAGAGAAGGCGCCTCCGTCTGTCGCGTTCGACCCGCGGCATCCTCCCTTCTCTCCCCTGGGAAGGGTATAG